One window from the genome of Alnus glutinosa chromosome 13, dhAlnGlut1.1, whole genome shotgun sequence encodes:
- the LOC133854482 gene encoding beta-carotene 3-hydroxylase 2, chloroplastic-like, whose translation MATGVWITSSASTHCFKQKTYQIPTPISNSISYSQKICGISSTFRKIKTLGVCLVMEKKTEDVIQADEEIKSADGIKNQITGASRAAERSARKRLERYTYLVAAIMSSLGVTSMAAISVYYRFSWQMEGGEFPLLEMFCTFALSVGAAVGMEFWARWAHRALWHASLWNMHESHHRPRKGPFEVNDVFAIINAIPAVALLAYGFSNKGMIPGLCFGAGLGITVFGMAYMFVHDGLVHRRFPVGPIANVPYLRRVAAAHQLHHYDIFGGVPYGLFLGPKEVEEVGGMEELENEIQRRIKQSKGSYDSQL comes from the exons ATGGCGACTGGAGTTTGGATTACTTCAAGCGCATCAACGCACtgtttcaaacaaaaaacttaCCAGATTCCGACACCCATTTCTAATTCAATCTCCTACTCGCAAAAAATATGTGGAATTTCTTCTACCTTTAGGAAAATCAAGACCTTGGGAGTATGCTTGGTCATGGAGAAGAAAACAGAGGATGTTATCCAAGCTGACGAAGAAATTAAATCCGCTGATGGTATAAAGAATCAGATCACAGGCGCCTCACGTGCGGCAGAGAGATCAGCAAGGAAAAGATTGGAAAGATATACTTACCTTGTCGCTGCAATCATGTCCAGTCTCGGAGTCACTTCCATGGCCGCCATATCTGTTTATTACAGGTTTTCTTGGCAAATGGAG GGTGGAGAATTTCCACTTCTAGAAATGTTCTGCACATTTGCTCTCTCTGTTGGCGCTGCT GTGGGAATGGAGTTCTGGGCTAGGTGGGCTCACAGGGCGCTCTGGCACGCTTCATTGTGGAATATGCACGAG TCACATCATCGACCCAGAAAGGGTCCCTTTGAGGTCAACGATGTTTTCGCCATCATCAACGCCATCCCAGCCGTTGCTCTTCTTGCTTATGGGTTCTCTAATAAGGGTATGATTCCAGGACTCTGCTTCGGTGCC GGTCTCGGAATCACAGTGTTTGGGATGGCCTACATGTTTGTGCATGATGGACTCGTCCACCGTCGATTTCCAGTAGGGCCCATCGCAAATGTCCCTTATTTACGAAGAGTTGCTGCAGCTCACCAA CTTCATCACTATGATATATTTGGTGGGGTGCCATATGGGTTGTTCTTGGGCCCAAAG GAAGTAGAAGAAGTTGGGGGAATGGAAGAGTTGGAGAATGAAATCCAACGAAGGATCAAGCAATCCAAAGGCTCTTATGATAGTCAACTATAG